In Cucurbita pepo subsp. pepo cultivar mu-cu-16 chromosome LG10, ASM280686v2, whole genome shotgun sequence, the DNA window ATTACAAGTATATTATTGAATACAAATTCTGTCACACAGATTACAAGCAGAGCAAATGTCATGCATCCAATGCGATAGCGAAATGATTAGATAATCAAATGAAAGTAGGATGATGGGAGAGGACGAAATTAGCTTACATGAACAAAAACGCCAGTAGTAAGAACAAATTTCTTACTCAAATCCAGGGTACCTCGCAAGTTTATATCTCAACTTTCTGTTGTGATTTTCCTGCAAAAAGTTGCGAAATATATACGTAAAACCTAGAAGAAATTGAACAATCAACAGGAGCATTAAGCATTGACAAACAATAGACAATTTACTAGtcattaaaacataaaaaacaaaccacctAACGAGCATTGCCTAATTGGTATCTTAGCTGTTAGCCCTCAAGGGTTCATTCATATAGAAGCGATTGAATACCTGATCAAGAACCTGAGCAGAGCTCTTCTCAACGAGCCGTGCCAAGCTCTCAGTCTTGGCAAGCATTTTTTCGTATAAATCCTCCAGCCCAGCAGTATAATTTGCTGCCTCAGAACCCAGTAACCGGGTCAAGTTCCCAATCTCGAATCCTTCAGCACACATATTCAGTTGCTTCTGATCTTTCAAGTTTTGCTTCATCAGATTCAAATTCCCATCAATCTTATCTACATTCATCGGAGAAGCTCTCATCTCGCAAGGCAAATGAGGGAAAGGAGAATTAGGGGTAAACGACCCATAGTGGCCACGAAATGCCGGTCCGATGTTCACAATGTCAATTGATTTCGGCTCAAAGAACTCATTGGAGGACCGAAATTGAAAAGCACGGTACTCGTGTGTGTGGATAATTTGATCAGATATCGGCGAAGTCAGAAGCAGAAACAAACTAGGGATTAGATTGGTAGGTTTCACAGAGTCTTTGACAGGAAACGACAATTGCTTCATCGAAGACAGAGAGGCACTCACTAAGTATTCACGCATGGAAGGTCGAAGCTGAGTTCTCCGGCGGCCGGCAAACCAACCGACCAAAGAATCGTTAGGTTGAGCTTGGCCGTCGGACAGGTTTCGGCCGAGAAGGCGGTTAAGCAATTGTGAATCTACTTGTCCAGAAGAATCGTAAAAGCTATTCGTGGTACCAGAGCAGAGAAATCCGGTGACAGTGGCGACACGTACCGATGGTTCGATGttggatgaagaagatgaatcaTCGGAGAGGGATAAGGGCGTAGTTTCGGAGACATGGCCGAAGAGAAGACCATCAACGGCaccggaggaggaggaggaggagcagCGTTGGATCAAAGAGGCTAAGATTGGCCCTGAAATCGCAACCTTCTGCAACGATTCGTCTTCCATGGTCGCCGATTCACATTTATCTTCGTTTCTACAAGGGAAGGGATCCGGCTTTTAAGGTGCTTTGATGGTTTCTGTCAAACGACATGTGGTTTTCACTAAGTCGACTTGTCGTCCAATATTGAAATTGTACGTACTTGGCCTCTAATTACGAAATccatcatatttttaaataatttaatgtcaaaagtttttatttttaatttttttaaattatatttattttattctttttaaaccTTTCttaactaaatatttaaattatgtaaaatttcaaatcgcctttaatatgaataatttaatttaaattgggTTTATTTTTTGCCGAttattaagattaaattaaacaatattgttttttttagtataacaAATGCttcgagaaaaataataatataggttaattatgttttttttttgcaagaaaaaaaaaatctattttataattaagataaatagtaaaaataacttgaattGAGTCGTAAATTATGGtgtaacttttaatttttaatttttatagtcAATTGTCACGtcaatttatctttaattttaataaaaaaattaaattgcataattaaaataaaaaaattcaaaatcataagAGTGAAAAGTATCGTCCACAggattgatgttttgattttgatgttttgatttaattagttattatAGTTAGTAACTACATCCGCACCATTGATGTTTTGGTTTAATTAGTTATTATAGTTGATGTTTTGGTTTAATTAGTTATTATAGTTGATGTTTTGGTTTAATTAGTTATTATAGTTAGTAACTACTAATGTGTGAATAATAATCATGCAAATAATAAGTGAtaagaaattttgatttcgAACGACCCTATAGATTTGATTTCGATTTCACCCATTAAGCTATTATTTTAGTCAATTAACAACCGACCATTACTATAAGCCAAAAAGTTCGAGTTCATAATTCTCTCCTTCAAAGTTAATTATTACTAACCTAAGTCTAAATTATACTTTTCCAAGCATTAGGTCAGCTAGAAAGTTACGAGCCATGAGAATATAGGAGTATGAATGTGTAACAATCCAACTCTACTGCTTGCAGATATTGTatcgggccaaagcggacaatatctcttagcgatggacttgggctgttataaatagtatcaaagctagacaacAAACATGCACGCTGGCCCCAAGGGATCGAATTAAGAAATtccacgtctattagggagaagaacgaagtatttcttataagggtgtggaagtcTCTACCTAAGATACGCACTtcaaaactgtgaggctgacgatgagaAAAACTTAAGCAATGTGTATCATCTCGAAGCCTTGGaccaaaatggataaaattaatgttaaaataagatttaaaacaatCAACAAAACCTGTATTTGTGGTATTAAAAACACATttagcaaaaaaataaatagaattgaTGGATCAAACCTAAGTTGATACAAATTTTTAACATGAACAAAACTCTCCGgctataaaaattgaaacaattcCCCACCCAAATTTGAATGGTAACAATTGAACAACAAAAATgttcaatcaaacaaataataaaatgaacaaaTCAACACACAGAAGCACATATGGTTTCAATAATCACATCATTTACGCGCCGGAAGGAgcggcggaggcggcggcAGCAGAGGGGGCGCCGGCGAATAAACCAAGAAATCCAGTGGAGTTAACTTCCTGTTCATCAAGGAACAGATCATCGGGAGATCGGAGAGCGCCGTGAGCGCAGACGACAGCGGCACCGGCGGTGAGGGACGAAACAAGAACGGATCCGACGCTGGTGAGGAAAATAACACAGGCGGTGAAAACAACAAGGCCAATCAAGATCTCGCTGTCTCTGAACAACCGGCCGAACAGAACAAGTGGCTGATCGGAAGGGCGGAAGAGGTAGAGGAAGATCCAAGAGGAAAGAAGCGCGATCAAGAGGAACAGAGACGAAggatttgagaaaaatgaaaacgcAAGAATTAGGGCTATAATCGCGAAATAATTAACGCGGAAATAGGTGTAGTTCTTGCGGATGCGGAGTGTGGCTTCGGAGAGGGACTCTGGCTTGGAGAAGGCGGAGCGATCTAGGAGCTCCGGCCAAGGGCGGCGACGGGAGAAGGCGTGGCGGAGGGAGAGGAAGATGTGGCTGGCGAATGAGGAAAGGGGGATTTGAGGTTGAGATTCGGAATTGGAAACAGGGAGGATGGCCGGAGAAGAGGACGGCATTGTGGTGGAAGGGAAGGGACGAAGGAATCAGGGGGTTGGAAGGGTAATATAAATGGCCGGAAAGTATGGAGTTAAAAGGGAGGGATGGCCGGAAAATGGGGGAACGGAGGCGCCGATGAAAGTCGCTGGAAAATTCGGTTTcgggttttcttttctcctctgCCTATATTCGAGCCAGTGGTCCAATCCTGGCCAAGACCTCTCACGCcctctcatttttttatattttatttttctatttttattgacATCTGGAAAaagctttaaatttatttatttatgttaaatagtttcaaattatttttaaaaataattttgtgaaTGATGCACTAAATTATTTAGCGAGTCTTATCTATTAGTGAAGCACGAACCGAGTTCATTTATTGAGAGGTTGGAAGTTCAAATAGGTCGATAGTGAATTAGAAGGTGTATTAGATCAGTGCCTTCGAAGCAAAGAAGTTAGGGGTCAGATGAGACATGCACCGACCAAGTGCCAAATGTGCACAactgtaaccgcccaagcccattgctagtaTATAATGTATgatcatcagcctcacaattttaaaacgcattagTGTatagagggtctagccctactccaacCAGTGTCTTGCACCGTCTGGtgattggctctgatactgtaaggaaaggttttcacgccattataaggaatactttgcatccctctccaaccgatgtgagatctcgcaaCAACGGAAGTCCATAGAATGTGTTGCTGAAGTTTAGTGGGGGAGAGCCCAAGAGAATGGGCTGCTCACTTTGAAGAAATGCTCCTCTTTGAGTCATCACCTAGTGCCTAAGGAGAATGACTTGACCAGAGTGTCGAGACCAGCATCCGCTTGAGAAGAGAGCATCAGGCTAGACTTGGGAACACAGTGAACGAAGCTACAACAAGATCAGTGAAGTGTTCGTGCACTGTTTGCCACATGAAGGTGGCTAGTTGAGAAGTTGGTTAGAGTGTAGTGCCAACACGGGGCTGTGTCAAGCTTCTGGACTCCCAAGTAGGTTGTTTACCCagtataattaataattaccaTTTTTCCTTACAGTGTTTGCAAACTGTTAGTCGAGGTAGAGGAGCGTGTGAGAGCTGCATAGTCATAGAGAGGGTCATTCTGAAGCATCAATACGTTTTTTGTATTTGAGtcgttttcattttattttgtaattttattctGAATCTTTTTCCcgtttgtaataaatttgaataacacCCTCGTATAATtagattttatgtttaatgTTGTCCTATGAGGACCCACTTTGGATGGAGGTGGAGAATATTTTTCCCTGTTAATAAATGGAGTCGGGGATGGgattatattcttaattacCGTCTTTGCTTAATTTCCCGTCtcgtctatatatatatatgtcttttggctatgttaaaaaaaaaaaaaaaaaaaaggcgtTCTGCTcgtaaaatatattgatttattacgatttttgtacaattttttaataaagattatatcgaaaaaaataaaaactttaaaataattatttttaaaaaataataataaatggagaaaGATTATCCACCGAAAACCGAATTCCTGCAAATTTCTGCGAGTAATCTCCTCACCGGtcctcacaaaaataaatgaaaattttcacaaaagTAAGGAATGAAATAGGTGATGCTCATCCGGACCTCACAAACATCTCCATGTCTATCGGTGTACTTAACtctataaaaattcaaatgctAAAACCTAACTCATTTAAAGGgtcaatcataaatttataacacGTGCAATTaatccaataaattaaaaaataataaatatttccaTATCATCGATTAGTTTGAAAGAATCGATCCACTTACAATTTTTGGTTGATCCAGTCGTATTAAAaaacttcattgatttcaaagaGAATCTCGAGCAAGTCGAAGAATAATCATACTCAACACGTGGTAACAAgcttgtttttatcttttagaCTCAAACGCCGTGAATAATCCAGTCGTGTTGAAGATGATTATACCAACCCCACTAAACATATTTAATCactaaaacaagaacaataataCCAATAATCATGCAATTAAGAACTATATAAAGGAGCCAttattttaccaaatatcACCATTTTGGTAAGGGAAATGGAATATAATAACATAATGGGGACATACCCTCTTAATCAAATTCATCCATTATTAaacccattaatttttttttttgtttaatattcttaaaataataaatactcaaagaagatatttttggctaattttagtaaaattattaatattttattgttagtttcatgttttaaaaatacttttgaactttcaagagtaatattaaaaaatttagagataatcTATGAGGTATAAATAGATGGTTTCTATTCATATATTGACAgtaagaacatttttttaaataaaattaaatgtgttaacgatacttttaaatttttatgtgtatttttttaaatacagtAATAATAGTAAGAATActcatattaataaaaattttaattatttatttttaaaaaaattattttcattgttaaactttgaaaattatttaaaaatttgcctccaattttgaaattgacttaaaaaatgtcatttatgtttaaatattataaggaatgctatattttatttaaaattatatataatatta includes these proteins:
- the LOC111804338 gene encoding uncharacterized protein LOC111804338, whose protein sequence is MEDESLQKVAISGPILASLIQRCSSSSSSGAVDGLLFGHVSETTPLSLSDDSSSSSNIEPSVRVATVTGFLCSGTTNSFYDSSGQVDSQLLNRLLGRNLSDGQAQPNDSLVGWFAGRRRTQLRPSMREYLVSASLSSMKQLSFPVKDSVKPTNLIPSLFLLLTSPISDQIIHTHEYRAFQFRSSNEFFEPKSIDIVNIGPAFRGHYGSFTPNSPFPHLPCEMRASPMNVDKIDGNLNLMKQNLKDQKQLNMCAEGFEIGNLTRLLGSEAANYTAGLEDLYEKMLAKTESLARLVEKSSAQVLDQENHNRKLRYKLARYPGFE
- the LOC111804235 gene encoding PRA1 family protein B2-like; translated protein: MPSSSPAILPVSNSESQPQIPLSSFASHIFLSLRHAFSRRRPWPELLDRSAFSKPESLSEATLRIRKNYTYFRVNYFAIIALILAFSFFSNPSSLFLLIALLSSWIFLYLFRPSDQPLVLFGRLFRDSEILIGLVVFTACVIFLTSVGSVLVSSLTAGAAVVCAHGALRSPDDLFLDEQEVNSTGFLGLFAGAPSAAAASAAPSGA